The following coding sequences are from one Elusimicrobiota bacterium window:
- a CDS encoding FAD-dependent oxidoreductase — translation MKKFTCDVLVIGGGVTGVTAAVAAARNGADTLLVERYGTLGGLATMGMVSPMYGFWSGDTQVVKGIAEEVINELRKYHGGTLGYQLLVDNCPGENKCTDDYKCPASGVKRVAVVDTEILKLVLPKMLEEAGVRVMLYTQVVNTSVKTRRVVSVAIESYGRAIITPRVVIDATGDGLIAGKLSPEKTGIIKQIQKPPTLMFRIGNVKIKKNRVFYKGGDGIGRLLLLRWPNSGEYIVNSPSGINKFDGTDAASLTHAQITAAKLVAPRVEYLRKNVPGCEDIKLLGVAAQIGIRDCLRVKGDYTLTLDDVISDRKFKDGIAAGCHPVDLHMPSDKLGGKNIIRRRCGGFYHIPYRSLVPSKTDNLLMAGRCISATFEAQGSTRVQATCMATGQAAGTAAALCIKDKYCDLRKVNMTELRNKLLKQNVVL, via the coding sequence ATGAAAAAATTTACATGCGACGTTTTAGTTATAGGCGGAGGTGTTACCGGGGTAACTGCGGCAGTAGCTGCTGCACGGAATGGCGCTGATACCTTACTGGTTGAACGTTATGGCACCTTAGGCGGGTTAGCAACTATGGGAATGGTCAGCCCGATGTACGGTTTCTGGAGTGGTGATACTCAGGTAGTGAAAGGTATTGCTGAGGAAGTTATCAACGAACTCCGGAAATATCACGGTGGGACGTTAGGGTATCAGTTACTGGTAGATAATTGTCCCGGTGAGAACAAGTGTACTGACGATTATAAATGTCCTGCCAGCGGTGTTAAACGCGTAGCTGTGGTGGACACCGAAATTCTTAAACTTGTATTACCTAAGATGTTGGAAGAAGCCGGGGTGCGTGTGATGTTATACACACAGGTAGTGAATACCTCAGTAAAAACACGACGGGTTGTGAGTGTTGCCATAGAATCTTATGGCCGGGCTATTATCACACCACGGGTTGTGATTGACGCTACGGGTGACGGCCTTATCGCGGGGAAGTTATCACCCGAAAAAACAGGTATAATCAAGCAAATACAAAAACCGCCAACATTGATGTTCCGTATAGGTAATGTAAAGATTAAAAAAAACAGGGTTTTTTATAAAGGCGGTGACGGTATCGGGCGGTTATTGTTACTCCGTTGGCCGAACTCGGGAGAGTATATCGTGAACTCACCCTCAGGTATAAACAAGTTCGATGGTACTGATGCCGCAAGTCTTACTCATGCGCAAATCACAGCTGCAAAACTTGTTGCCCCGCGGGTCGAGTATTTACGGAAAAACGTTCCCGGATGCGAGGACATAAAACTTCTCGGTGTTGCTGCGCAGATAGGCATCCGTGACTGTTTACGGGTAAAAGGAGATTATACGCTCACACTTGACGATGTGATATCCGACCGTAAGTTCAAAGACGGTATTGCAGCGGGATGCCATCCGGTTGACCTCCATATGCCAAGTGATAAATTAGGCGGGAAAAATATTATACGGCGCCGGTGTGGCGGGTTCTACCATATACCCTACCGCAGTTTAGTACCGTCTAAGACTGATAACCTGTTAATGGCAGGGAGGTGTATCTCCGCTACGTTTGAAGCACAGGGTTCTACCCGCGTACAGGCAACCTGTATGGCAACAGGGCAGGCGGCAGGGACTGCTGCGGCGTTATGCATAAAAGATAAGTACTGTGACCTGCGTAAAGTTAATATGACGGAGTTACGTAATAAGTTATTGAAACAAAACGTGGTATTGTAG
- a CDS encoding alcohol dehydrogenase catalytic domain-containing protein — translation MLQAKVVEYNKIVVEDVPVPHAGKGEVVLKVIICGICGSDIHAFTGKHPFITPPIVPGHEMSGVIHELGDGVTGLKPGERVTIEPSIVCGTCPQCRAGRYNICDNLKVIGCQIDGAFAEYLRVPADRVVKIPDTMTHDQAVFIEPAAVAVHTVIRAGIENLAAPSACVLITGAGTIGLMVLQTAVAFGAREIVITDTIDSRLELAKKLGAKYGVNIKTVTLTNWMKDKYGIQNPVTLAFDCVGNEFSFDSCILTARKGARIVVVGVYPGKVPVNMSWVQDREFEIVGTLMYTRKDYVKAIELIDTGKIHNTELISKRVPLKDVASLYASIGKPSPNPGIKMLVDISTDLGK, via the coding sequence ATGCTACAGGCAAAGGTTGTGGAGTACAATAAAATTGTGGTGGAAGACGTTCCAGTCCCGCATGCTGGGAAAGGCGAGGTTGTCTTAAAAGTAATTATTTGCGGTATCTGCGGGTCTGACATCCATGCGTTTACCGGGAAGCATCCGTTTATCACCCCGCCGATAGTACCCGGGCATGAGATGAGCGGTGTAATACACGAACTTGGTGACGGGGTCACAGGATTGAAACCCGGTGAGCGTGTAACAATTGAACCGTCTATAGTATGCGGTACGTGCCCGCAATGCCGGGCAGGACGGTATAATATATGTGACAACCTAAAAGTTATAGGGTGCCAGATAGACGGCGCATTCGCGGAGTATCTTAGAGTCCCTGCTGATCGTGTCGTCAAAATCCCGGACACTATGACACACGACCAGGCGGTATTCATAGAACCCGCTGCTGTGGCGGTACATACGGTTATCCGAGCAGGGATTGAAAATTTAGCAGCCCCCTCTGCGTGTGTGCTTATCACCGGTGCAGGAACTATCGGGTTGATGGTATTACAGACCGCTGTAGCGTTTGGCGCACGGGAGATTGTAATTACTGACACCATAGATTCACGTTTGGAACTAGCAAAAAAACTTGGCGCAAAATACGGGGTTAACATCAAAACTGTTACCCTTACCAATTGGATGAAGGATAAGTACGGTATCCAAAACCCGGTAACCCTTGCGTTTGATTGTGTGGGTAACGAATTTTCGTTTGACAGTTGTATCCTCACCGCGAGGAAAGGCGCAAGGATTGTTGTTGTCGGTGTGTATCCCGGTAAAGTACCGGTTAATATGTCATGGGTACAGGACCGCGAGTTTGAAATTGTGGGGACGTTGATGTATACCAGGAAAGATTATGTTAAAGCTATCGAACTTATTGATACCGGGAAAATACATAATACTGAGTTAATATCTAAACGTGTACCGTTGAAAGATGTAGCGTCATTATACGCATCGATTGGTAAGCCATCACCTAACCCCGGGATAAAAATGTTGGTGGATATCAGCACTGACCTCGGGAAATAA
- a CDS encoding SGNH/GDSL hydrolase family protein, whose amino-acid sequence MYKFRPSIINTLIFAFFATTTLPAINAAMVSNDPEIYAEQPSDFDVTVSSPDFTKSKYKALRWVNPRTDDNCQMKVCGLAWFDKQKTYHRMPTDPKYNLPSAVVNRATFGSGTQVRFRTDSRKLVVRVRLNRLATNPQMAYSGQNGVDCYFGTPGTTEKEGMQFISTARFGIKNTWYESVMYELKESKLRDVTLYLPISTHVEDFMVGLDSTAVIEPPLPYDSNKQIVFYGTSITQGHNVSRPGMTFTSILSRRINYEIINVGFGGSGKGEPEVAHALAEISPVAMYVLDYERNVGTVESYQKTLPEFINILRTAHKDIPIIVTSCPKVPKDYVNGTAAPLATKKREFGISHIKELQNAGDKFIWFVDGMTYFGNSAADCTTDGLHPNDYGSVRIADVLCPEIKRVLDLK is encoded by the coding sequence ATGTACAAGTTTAGACCGTCTATTATTAACACATTGATTTTTGCATTTTTTGCCACTACGACTCTTCCAGCTATCAACGCTGCAATGGTTTCCAACGATCCCGAAATTTATGCGGAACAACCTTCCGATTTTGACGTAACAGTCTCCAGCCCGGATTTTACGAAAAGTAAATATAAAGCATTACGCTGGGTTAATCCCAGAACTGACGATAACTGTCAAATGAAAGTCTGTGGGCTCGCGTGGTTTGATAAACAAAAAACCTATCACCGTATGCCAACAGACCCAAAATACAACCTCCCCTCTGCGGTGGTTAACCGTGCAACATTTGGTTCGGGGACACAAGTACGGTTCCGCACAGATAGCCGCAAACTTGTCGTCAGGGTGAGGCTAAACCGCCTCGCAACGAATCCACAGATGGCATACTCCGGGCAAAACGGCGTGGACTGCTACTTTGGAACACCGGGTACTACAGAGAAAGAAGGGATGCAGTTTATCAGTACCGCGCGGTTTGGCATAAAAAACACGTGGTATGAAAGCGTGATGTACGAACTTAAAGAATCCAAACTCCGGGATGTAACTCTGTACTTACCAATCTCAACGCATGTAGAAGATTTTATGGTTGGGCTTGACTCTACCGCAGTGATAGAACCGCCTTTACCATACGACAGTAATAAACAAATTGTTTTCTACGGCACATCTATTACCCAAGGGCATAACGTTTCACGTCCCGGGATGACATTCACCAGTATTCTCAGCCGGAGGATTAACTACGAAATTATTAATGTTGGCTTTGGCGGCAGCGGGAAAGGCGAACCAGAAGTCGCGCATGCGCTTGCTGAAATCTCACCCGTTGCGATGTACGTACTGGACTATGAACGTAATGTCGGTACGGTGGAAAGTTACCAAAAAACATTACCTGAATTTATCAATATTCTCCGTACAGCACATAAGGATATACCCATTATTGTGACTTCCTGCCCAAAAGTACCTAAGGATTATGTTAACGGTACAGCCGCACCGTTAGCTACAAAAAAACGCGAGTTTGGTATCTCGCATATAAAAGAGTTACAGAACGCTGGTGATAAGTTTATCTGGTTTGTCGACGGAATGACATATTTTGGTAATTCCGCTGCTGACTGTACAACAGATGGGTTACACCCCAACGATTACGGGTCTGTACGCATAGCTGATGTTTTGTGCCCGGAGATCAAACGTGTATTGGATTTGAAATAA
- a CDS encoding nitroreductase family protein: MAEPDFEKSVIDVIKSRISFRSYENQPLNPDLQKQIENLIPACVSSLPFGNEIVLKLINSTEIDIKISIMGTYGMITGAQTYIAGKVKKSQRGLEDFGYAMEKLIIHLTDINLGTCWLGGSFNRHDFVKLLDVQTTELIPAITPVGVVVDDLRHKALRKMFGSRNRKPWNELFYDKTFNTAFTKDVDAGEYAVPFEMVRIAPSASNRQPWRLVKDGKDVHFFIERLPSYQAMLKVLGVDLQRVDLGIAMAHFTLTCSAVSISGGWQVLERCPVLTLPPNTEYITSWIKR; encoded by the coding sequence GTGGCTGAACCGGATTTTGAGAAGAGTGTTATTGACGTAATAAAATCACGGATTTCGTTTCGTAGTTATGAAAACCAACCTTTGAATCCCGACTTACAAAAACAAATTGAAAACCTTATTCCGGCTTGTGTCTCATCCCTCCCTTTTGGTAATGAAATAGTGTTGAAACTAATAAATTCTACTGAAATTGATATTAAAATTTCAATAATGGGGACATACGGAATGATTACCGGCGCGCAAACTTATATTGCAGGAAAAGTAAAGAAATCGCAACGCGGGCTTGAAGATTTTGGGTACGCGATGGAAAAACTTATAATTCACCTTACTGATATAAACTTAGGTACATGCTGGCTTGGCGGGTCGTTTAACCGGCATGATTTTGTTAAGTTGTTAGACGTACAAACTACCGAACTTATCCCCGCTATTACACCGGTTGGAGTTGTGGTAGACGACCTCCGGCATAAGGCATTACGTAAAATGTTCGGCTCGCGTAACCGTAAACCGTGGAATGAATTGTTTTATGATAAAACGTTTAATACAGCATTCACAAAAGACGTTGATGCCGGGGAGTACGCTGTACCGTTTGAGATGGTTCGCATTGCACCGTCAGCGTCCAACCGTCAGCCGTGGAGGTTAGTCAAAGACGGGAAGGATGTACACTTTTTTATTGAACGCCTGCCTAGTTACCAGGCAATGCTGAAAGTCCTGGGAGTAGATTTGCAGAGAGTAGATCTCGGCATTGCGATGGCACATTTTACGCTCACCTGTAGTGCGGTAAGTATCAGCGGAGGATGGCAGGTATTAGAACGCTGCCCGGTACTAACACTACCTCCGAATACGGAATATATTACATCATGGATAAAGAGATAG
- a CDS encoding DUF1854 domain-containing protein encodes MTEDMDRYTQYIIDPAKVKFYRNANDTGGLAMELIGSDGIKEVYPIIRPVRVFPITAPEEYISICDKGNKEIGILQKLSVLSADQQKLIRHELWLRYVMPVVTEIVDIEKGPNAFRWEIITNRGKKVLYVKERNEQLTFIGRFRIIINDVENCRYDITDYRKLSKHSLLELEKVI; translated from the coding sequence ATGACAGAAGACATGGACAGATATACACAGTATATAATTGACCCTGCAAAAGTAAAGTTTTACCGTAATGCCAATGACACTGGCGGGTTAGCAATGGAACTCATAGGTTCTGATGGTATAAAAGAAGTGTATCCTATCATCCGCCCGGTACGCGTATTCCCTATCACCGCACCGGAAGAGTATATTTCAATCTGCGATAAAGGAAACAAAGAAATCGGTATACTACAAAAATTAAGCGTATTATCTGCGGACCAGCAAAAACTTATCCGCCACGAGTTGTGGTTAAGATACGTAATGCCGGTAGTAACAGAAATTGTGGATATTGAAAAAGGGCCGAACGCATTCCGGTGGGAAATTATTACCAACCGCGGAAAAAAGGTTTTGTACGTTAAAGAACGCAATGAGCAGCTTACATTTATCGGGCGGTTCCGTATAATAATTAACGACGTAGAAAATTGCCGGTATGATATCACGGACTACCGCAAATTATCCAAACATTCGTTATTAGAACTTGAAAAAGTTATTTAA
- a CDS encoding ABC transporter ATP-binding protein, whose product MLKKLRKNNQLKKGQNILPVMVSEAVKQQFPNETIIISALTDLLFDATYGKEWVVLTSTRVLIYTQTGDEELESYSLRTEYALSTLADAKAENTVGGGILELITPDGETLRAALYSNTHARRFARLAHSIQSKVQKKDSKQNVVPEEHTKYCETCGFPIPEGMESCPACSKKGRTFTRLLEFSRPYTKSLWVVLLVMILSTLCGLVAPYTSKILVDDVLKPMKNEWMLAPLALALLISYIGQNFLSALHGQLVAILGHKVVYDVRTQLYARLQELSLSFYDKKQTGSLMARVNQDTNEVGQLLVDWLPITTESILTIIGIGFFLCKLSWKLTVIIIIPIIITIWFFKSIWPKVRVYFHRYLETRAKISALVSDTLSGVRVVKAFGQEKAELQKFDEKNIDFRDAGILLEKKWAIYHPISHLLIMLGSVIVWYVGGKFIFAQEMTLGDVIAYSGYLSMFYRPVQTLTRMANTVVNTLSAGERIFDIIETEPEIKDAPDAVEVNDLKGEIEFRNVTFGYNKFKPVITNLSLKIAPNEIVGLAGHSGAGKSTIINLICRLYDTDAGTIFIDGHDVKKIKYADFRKHVGIVLQEPYLFSGTIAENILYAKPNASRNDIIRAAKIANAHDFIIKKPDGYDTNVGERGVRLSVGEKQRISIARAVLSSPRILILDEATSSVDLETERDIQEALERLVTGRTTVVIAHRLSTLRNCHRLLVIEEGKNIEIGTYQELIEKNGAFYKLVKLQEQLSQIRRV is encoded by the coding sequence GTGCTAAAAAAACTTAGAAAAAATAATCAACTAAAAAAAGGACAGAATATTTTACCGGTAATGGTGAGTGAAGCTGTGAAACAGCAGTTTCCCAATGAAACTATTATTATATCAGCGCTTACCGATTTATTATTTGACGCGACATACGGCAAAGAATGGGTTGTATTAACCTCAACCCGGGTTTTAATTTATACACAGACAGGGGATGAAGAGCTTGAAAGCTATAGTCTCCGCACAGAATATGCGCTCTCAACACTCGCTGATGCAAAAGCTGAGAATACAGTTGGCGGCGGGATTCTTGAACTCATCACTCCGGACGGTGAAACCCTGCGTGCAGCGTTGTACTCGAATACGCATGCAAGACGGTTTGCCAGGTTAGCACACTCAATCCAGTCCAAGGTACAAAAAAAAGATAGTAAACAAAATGTTGTTCCTGAAGAACATACAAAGTATTGTGAAACCTGCGGATTTCCCATACCTGAAGGAATGGAAAGCTGTCCTGCATGCTCGAAAAAAGGACGTACGTTTACACGATTACTTGAGTTTTCCAGGCCGTACACCAAAAGTTTATGGGTTGTATTGTTAGTAATGATACTTTCCACTCTCTGCGGATTAGTTGCACCGTATACTAGCAAAATTTTAGTGGATGACGTATTGAAACCCATGAAAAATGAGTGGATGCTTGCTCCATTGGCGTTAGCATTACTCATTTCATATATCGGCCAAAACTTTTTGAGTGCGTTACATGGACAGCTGGTCGCAATACTCGGGCATAAAGTTGTGTATGACGTACGGACACAGCTTTACGCACGGCTGCAGGAACTATCATTATCTTTTTATGATAAGAAACAAACCGGTTCATTAATGGCGCGGGTGAACCAGGATACTAACGAAGTTGGGCAATTGTTAGTCGACTGGTTACCAATAACTACAGAAAGTATATTGACAATTATCGGTATCGGATTTTTTTTGTGCAAACTTAGCTGGAAACTAACTGTCATAATAATTATTCCTATTATAATCACCATCTGGTTTTTTAAATCAATCTGGCCTAAGGTACGGGTATATTTCCATCGTTACCTCGAAACCCGCGCTAAAATAAGTGCGTTGGTTAGCGATACGCTCTCCGGCGTACGGGTGGTCAAAGCATTTGGGCAGGAGAAAGCTGAACTCCAGAAGTTTGACGAAAAAAATATTGATTTTCGCGATGCCGGTATTTTATTAGAAAAAAAATGGGCAATCTACCACCCAATTTCGCATTTATTAATCATGCTGGGCAGCGTGATTGTATGGTATGTCGGGGGTAAGTTTATTTTCGCGCAGGAAATGACACTGGGTGATGTAATTGCGTACTCCGGATACTTAAGCATGTTTTACCGCCCTGTACAAACTCTTACGCGAATGGCAAATACGGTAGTAAACACGCTCAGTGCGGGAGAACGGATTTTTGATATTATTGAAACCGAACCCGAGATCAAAGACGCGCCTGATGCTGTAGAAGTCAATGATCTGAAAGGCGAAATTGAGTTCCGGAATGTTACATTTGGATACAACAAATTTAAACCCGTTATAACCAACCTGTCACTCAAGATCGCGCCGAATGAGATTGTTGGGTTAGCCGGGCATAGCGGCGCAGGTAAAAGTACGATTATCAACCTTATCTGCCGGCTGTACGATACCGACGCAGGAACAATTTTTATTGACGGCCATGACGTAAAAAAGATTAAGTATGCAGATTTCAGGAAACACGTAGGTATTGTATTGCAAGAACCCTATCTCTTCAGTGGAACAATCGCAGAAAATATTTTGTATGCCAAACCAAACGCCAGCCGCAACGACATTATCCGTGCGGCAAAGATCGCAAATGCTCATGATTTTATTATAAAAAAACCGGATGGTTACGACACCAACGTCGGTGAACGCGGGGTACGTTTATCCGTTGGCGAAAAACAGCGTATCTCAATCGCCCGAGCAGTACTCTCCAGCCCAAGGATTCTTATTCTGGATGAAGCAACATCATCCGTTGACCTTGAAACTGAAAGAGATATTCAGGAAGCACTAGAACGTTTAGTCACCGGCAGGACAACTGTAGTTATAGCCCACAGGTTATCAACCCTGCGTAACTGCCACAGGCTGTTAGTTATTGAGGAAGGCAAGAATATTGAGATTGGCACATATCAAGAGTTAATTGAAAAAAACGGCGCGTTTTATAAACTAGTAAAATTACAGGAGCAGTTATCACAGATTAGGAGAGTATAA
- a CDS encoding sulfatase has product MVGKQKVVLRILLSSVTVVTFMRSADAKKPNVVLIVADDLGYNGLSIQECHDIATPNIDSIAKDGVRFTNGYVSCPVCSPSRAGFITGRYQQRFGHEFNPGTAVESGNLVLTEKTLAEQLKPAGYVTGIFGKWHLGRKDAHRPLQRGFDNFFGFLGGAHMYMNYKITSEEGYNNIYNGNTPVEDGYTTDVFTREAVKFIDNNAVGKTPFFLYLPYNAVHLPLQTTPEYLSKFNNITDPKRRQHAAMLTSLDDNIGYILATLKKYGLENDTIVIFISDNGGPTLANTSSNLPFRGYKGNVLEGGIRVPFMIKWPGKLTAGKIYNEPVISLDIVPTVLSAAGIDIPVELDGVNLMPYITAQKNSSPHNALFWRYGMQKAVRSGEWKLETTGIGTGTTGKNPQKWELYNLAIDLGEENDVAAANPDIVNKLYALYTNWEQQMIPPKWSGKVKTVKKKKKG; this is encoded by the coding sequence ATGGTAGGCAAACAAAAAGTAGTTTTACGGATATTACTGTCTTCGGTGACAGTGGTAACGTTTATGCGTTCTGCGGACGCAAAAAAACCAAATGTTGTTCTTATAGTAGCTGATGACCTAGGGTATAACGGGCTTAGTATCCAGGAATGCCATGATATCGCAACACCGAATATTGATAGTATCGCAAAAGACGGGGTGAGGTTTACCAACGGGTACGTTTCATGCCCGGTCTGTTCTCCCAGCCGTGCAGGGTTCATAACAGGACGATACCAACAACGGTTTGGGCATGAGTTTAACCCAGGCACGGCAGTAGAATCCGGGAATTTGGTACTAACCGAGAAAACGTTAGCGGAACAATTAAAACCCGCGGGGTATGTTACCGGCATATTCGGAAAATGGCATCTTGGACGGAAGGACGCTCATCGGCCGTTGCAACGCGGTTTTGACAACTTCTTTGGTTTTCTCGGCGGGGCGCATATGTATATGAACTACAAAATCACGAGTGAAGAAGGGTATAATAATATTTATAACGGCAACACACCGGTTGAAGATGGGTATACCACAGATGTATTCACACGTGAAGCTGTGAAGTTTATTGACAATAACGCGGTGGGTAAAACCCCGTTTTTTTTGTATCTCCCGTATAACGCTGTGCATTTACCGTTACAAACAACACCGGAGTATCTTAGTAAGTTTAATAATATTACAGACCCTAAACGGCGCCAGCACGCAGCTATGCTCACGTCATTGGATGATAATATCGGGTATATCCTGGCCACCCTGAAAAAGTACGGGCTTGAGAATGATACGATTGTAATATTTATCAGTGACAACGGTGGGCCGACTTTAGCAAATACTTCGAGTAACCTTCCTTTCCGCGGGTATAAAGGCAATGTTTTGGAAGGCGGGATACGCGTACCGTTTATGATAAAATGGCCGGGTAAACTTACTGCAGGGAAAATATATAATGAACCAGTGATATCGTTGGATATTGTACCAACAGTCCTCTCCGCTGCAGGAATAGATATCCCCGTCGAGTTAGACGGAGTGAATCTTATGCCATATATTACCGCACAGAAAAATAGTAGTCCTCATAATGCACTGTTCTGGCGGTATGGCATGCAAAAAGCTGTTCGATCAGGTGAGTGGAAACTTGAAACAACGGGTATTGGTACGGGAACGACTGGGAAAAATCCTCAGAAGTGGGAGTTATACAACCTCGCTATTGACCTTGGGGAGGAAAATGATGTTGCTGCAGCTAATCCTGATATAGTCAATAAACTATATGCGTTATATACAAACTGGGAGCAACAAATGATCCCGCCAAAGTGGTCCGGAAAAGTGAAAACCGTAAAAAAGAAAAAGAAAGGTTAG
- a CDS encoding PIG-L deacetylase family protein — MKNKLNIMAVVCHPADAIDGAGGTLCKHALRGDNVSVVVCTHGVDTHDLKRNDLLRFGEKSGLHKTKTGSDKKQAIGRKEKEVVKGMKLLGVTDVRFLRFPDELLTVTTDLIIAIAKEMADIQPHLLILHNPTEELGIADVGHADTAVSALKARYLANTGQYLKKPAGRIFPAQTFFMVMNGQTSCLTTEGERYGNVLVDITSVIDRKVAAMDCLESQYYPGELGRKCIETVNGRMGLHNRMSYAEAFQSHKPDGYEYLPANPHRMWIAETPAGSQMKRLKIMIRK; from the coding sequence ATGAAAAATAAACTTAACATTATGGCAGTAGTATGCCACCCGGCAGATGCGATTGACGGTGCGGGCGGTACGTTATGCAAACACGCTTTACGCGGAGATAATGTTTCCGTTGTTGTTTGCACACATGGAGTTGATACCCATGATTTAAAACGTAACGACCTTTTGCGGTTCGGCGAGAAAAGCGGCCTCCATAAAACTAAAACCGGCAGCGATAAAAAACAAGCAATCGGGCGGAAGGAAAAAGAAGTAGTTAAAGGAATGAAACTCCTCGGGGTAACCGATGTACGGTTTCTGCGTTTTCCTGACGAACTCTTGACTGTAACTACTGACCTTATTATCGCGATTGCAAAAGAAATGGCGGATATTCAACCGCATTTACTGATACTCCACAACCCGACAGAAGAGTTAGGAATCGCGGATGTAGGACATGCGGATACCGCAGTTTCTGCGCTTAAAGCGCGGTACCTTGCGAATACCGGGCAATATCTCAAAAAACCCGCAGGACGAATATTTCCCGCACAAACGTTTTTTATGGTTATGAACGGACAAACTTCGTGCCTCACAACAGAAGGTGAACGGTATGGCAATGTGTTAGTAGACATTACCTCAGTCATTGACCGTAAAGTTGCTGCAATGGATTGTTTAGAAAGCCAGTATTATCCTGGTGAACTCGGACGGAAATGCATAGAAACTGTTAACGGCCGGATGGGGTTGCATAACAGAATGTCCTATGCTGAAGCGTTTCAGTCACACAAGCCCGATGGGTATGAGTACTTACCCGCAAATCCGCACCGTATGTGGATTGCGGAAACGCCGGCTGGGTCACAGATGAAGCGCTTAAAAATAATGATTAGGAAATAA